Below is a window of Oceanispirochaeta sp. DNA.
AATCGCCCATGTTGAAAATTGATCTGTCATGGTATTATTTTATACAATAAATGAATTAGAATCCTGGTATTGAAAGGAAAAACAATAAAAAAAACTGTTTTCAAAGAATGCTGTCTCTTATTCTGTTTACAAGCCTCATGTCCTGTGTGATGAACAGATTGGATCAGGAACATCAGGTTCTCGAGCTGGAACCGATGGCCGAAGGAATCCCCCTGGAGATTGTCCTCAGCGTAGGAGACCATTACAGCAGCCCTGTGGCTGAGAATCCCGGTGAAAAGCACAGCTTTGCCCTGATCGGCCAGGGCGGCTTATTGACAGAAGAGGCCGGTATCTATCAAAATCTGGAAGGTTTTGATACAGCGTTGAATCAGTTCAAGACCATGGAATACACAATAATCGCTCCCTGATAGGGAGCTTCGGTCAGAAAGGACGATTTTTTGAGCTTCATAATACTACTATTCACCGCCCTGGCCCTCTCCATGGTGCAGCCGCCTCCCTGAGCTGCGGCTGCACCATGGATGATTTCAGACACAATCACTGCCTTCTCACAGCCTTCTTATTCGGACTATTTCAGGCACTGATGCCCCTGGCCGGCTGGTGGGGGGCCTCATTTTTTAGCGGTTCCTGGCTTGATGTCTATGGATTCTGGATCTCATTTGCCCTGCTGATCATCATCGGGGGGAAGATGATATGGGAAAGTCTGCATCCTGATGCTGTGTGCCCCGATCCGGATGAAGCCTTCAAACTGGGGAATCTCCTGATTCTGGCTGTGGCCACCAGTATCGATGCCCTGGCAGTCGGCATCAGTCTGTCCCTCCTGGGTTCGGGAATTGGTGTGGAGGCTCTGGTCATCGGAGTAGTCACCTTTGGAATATCCTATCTGGGAGTTCATGCCGGACACCGGCTGAGCCATATCTTTGGAGAACGAATGGAAACAGTGGGGGGAATAGTCCTCATTCTGATTGCCTTCACCATCCTTCTGGAACAGGGCCGGTTTTTTTAGAGTTTATTCTTATCGGGTAACAATGGATGGGAGAGAATAAACTGCCATCCCCGGTCCTTCCTGTCTTCGAGTTCGGGCAGGCCGAAGAGCTGTTCCAGAAAGTAACCGGTGGCTCCGTAGGCCACCATACTCTCTCCCAATTCGGAAAACTCTATCTGACATTCCACCGGATTGGCATAGGGCCAGGATTCATTGATACACACTCGCAGCTGTTCACCCACCATGGTCTTAAACTCGCAAAGGACCCCCCCGACGACAACCCTGGACAGATTCAGCACATTCACCAGACTGGATATATTGCGGCTTATTTCATGGACAATGCGGATGACCACTTCGGGGTTGTTCCGGAGATCTCCCAATTCTTCGGGTTCCGTTGAAAACTGTCCGGCCCCGTTCCGTTCTTTCAAAACACTGGTAAACTCACCGGCCGAATAGTCCTTGCCGCTGTGCACCTGCCCTCCCAGAACCAGACCGATCCCTAAAGCCAGGCTCTGCAGTCCCGGTGAGTAGACATCTACATCCCGGAACTCGGAAAGGAGGAACAGACTGTTTTCTACGCGTGAGGCTTTTTGACCGGCCAGATCTCCCCAGCAGCAGCAATTGGCATCATTTTCGATGAATACGGGATAACCCGAGGCCTCTTCGGCAGACCGGGCAAAAGAAAGTGGGTCTTGAATACCAAAGGCCATGGAGTAGCATATGATTCCTTTATTTGAATCAATGACTCCCGGAAGACCCAGGGCAATTCCGGAAACCTTGTACTCTTCCATAGAGGGTTTTAACTCTTCCAGGGCGTTCAAAAAATGGTCCAGAAGGGAGGAGTCAGGCTTCTGAAGCCTGTTGGATCTGGTGAAAACGATTTGCCCCCGGGCATTGCTGATGACCGCATGGTAGAACTCGGTCTGAATTTCCATCCCCAGGATATAACAGAAATCCTGACGGACACCCAGGGAAACCGGTCGGCGCCCCCCGAGAGGAGAGGAATTCCCTTCCTTAATTTCTTCTGCAATCCCTCTATCCATAAGGATCTGGACGTTCTTGGTGATCGTTGATTTGTTGAGTCCCAGATCCCGGCACATCCGGGCCCGGGAGCAGCCCCGGTTTATCCAGAGGAATCGAAGGACCCGGGACATGTTTATATTGTTGATTTGATTCTGTGTGGCCATATTCTCTTGACTCCCGATCGTTCTCATGTCACAATTATTAGTATGTTTGACACTCAAACATACTAATAATATAAATTGTTCCGCCACTTATTACAAGTTTTTTCCTCCCACCGGAGCATAGCTGAGGAGCAAACCCATGAAATACGGATTTTTTGACGATCATAACAGGGAATATGTTATCACCGAACCTGCCACCCCCTACCCCTGGATCAACTACCTGGGAAGTCATGATTACTTTTCCCTCCTTTCAAATACAGCCGGTGGCTACAGTTTTTACAGGGATGCCCGCCTGCGCCGTCTGACCCGCTACCGCTATAACAATGTCCCCGTGGACACAGGGGGGCGTTATTTTTATATCAAAGAGGGAGAGACCCTCTGGAACCCGGGATGGAAACCCGCAAAGACCAGACTGGACAGCTACGAATGCCGCCATGGGATGGGATATTCCCGCATCACAGGAATGAAAAACAAACTGGAAGCGGAAACGACCTTTCTGGTCCCCGCCGACGGCAGTAACGTGGAAATGCAGAAACTGGTTCTTCGCAATACGGGAACAGAGACCAAAACATTCCAGCTCTACTCCTTTATGGAATTCTGCCTGTGGAATGCCTGGGACGACCAGACCAATTTCCAGAGGAACTTCAACACCGGAGAGGTAGAGGTTCACGGTCCCACCATCTATCATAAAACAGAATACAGAGAGAGAAGGAACCACTACGCCTGGTATCATGCCAGCGAAACGCCTCAGGGGTTCGATACAGACAGAGAGACTTTTACCGGACTCTACAACAGCTATGAGAACCCCGACCAGGTCATGCAGGGCACAAGCGGCAACAGCCTTGCCTCGGGATGGTCTCCCGTGGCCTCCCACCGTTTTGATATCACCCTGAAAGCAGGTGAAGAAAAAGCACTCGTCTTCCTTTTGGGATACACAGAAGTCGATCCTTCTCACAAATGGGAAAGCCCCGGAAGAATCAACCGGACCCCTGCCGAAAAGATGCAGAAAGACTACGGCAGCGTGGCGGCCTTTGATAAGGCTCTGGCAGAACTGAAGACCCACTGGCAGAACCTTCTGTCCCGGTTCAGTGTGTCCACACCGGATGAGAAGGTCAACCGCATGGTCAATATATGGAACCAGTATCAGTGTACGGTGACCTACAACATGGCCCGGAGTGCCTCCTATTTCGAGTCGGGAATCGGCCGGGGCATCGGCTTCAGAGACACCAGCCAGGATATGCTGGGCTGTGTCCACCAGTTCCCCCAGCGGGTTAAGACCAGACTCCTGGATGTGGCGTCCACCCAGTTTTCCGATGGAAGCGCCTATCATCAATTCCAACCCCTGACCAAGAAGGGAAATGCCGATGTGGGAGGCAATTTTAATGACGACCCCCTCTGGCTCATCATGGGCATCAGCCGGTATATCAAGGAGACCGGAGATTTTTCCATCCTGAATGAAAAAGTGGCTTTTGACGACTATCCGGATGTCCCCGAAACCATGGCTATCCATCTGGAGCGCTCCTTCTCCTTCACCCAGAATAACCTGGGTCCTCATGGGCTCCCTCTGATCGGCAGGGCCGACTGGAATGACTGTCTCAACCTCAACTGTTTTTCAGAAAACCCGGATGACTCCTTCCAGACCACGACAAACAAAAAAGGGGATACCGCCGAATCACTGATGATCGCCGGGATGTTCTCCTACATCGGTGAAGAGTATGCCCAGCTGCTGGAGCAGACGGGGAAACCCGAGGCCGCCGCAGAGGCGAGGGCGGCCGTGGAGAAGATGAATAAGGCCGTGGAAGAAGCCGGTTGGGATGGAGAATGGTTCCTGAGAGCCTATGATGCCCTGGGCGGAAAGATAGGCAGCAAGGAAAACAGAGACGGGCAGATCTTCATCGAGAGCCAGGGATTCTGTTCCATGGCCCGCATCGGTGCAGACAAGGGATGGCCCCGGAAGGCTCTGGATTCGGTCGAGAAAAAACTAGCCACCGATCACGGCATCATGATGCTCCAGCCGGCCTATAAGGAGTACCACCTGGAACTGGGAGAAATCTCCTCCTATCCCCCGGGATACAAGGAGAATGCGGGTATTTTCTGCCACAACAATCCCTGGATCATGATCGGCGAAGCCATGGAAAAGCGGGGTGACAAGGTTTTTGACTACTACAGCCGGATCTGTCCGGCTTTTCGGGAGGATATCAGCGATATCCACAGAACCGAACCCTATGCCTACTCCCAGATGATCGCCGGGAGGGACGCGGTGAATCACGGAGAAGCCAAAAACTCCTGGCTCACCGGAACGGCCTCCTGGAATTTTGTGGTCATCAGCCAGTGGATTCTGGGTCTCAGACCCGATTGGCAGGGTCTGGAAATTGATCCCTGCATCCCCACGGACTGGCCCGAATTCAGGGCCACCCGAACCTTCCGGAACAACCGGTACAACATCATTGTCCGGAACCCCGAAGGGCTGAGCTCAGGAGTCAAATCCATGACGGTCAACGGAGACGAGCTTCAGGGCACCATTCTGCCCCTGAAGGAATCCTCTGCCGAATGGAATGTGGTGGTGACCCTGGGATAGTATTTTGCCCGGGCATTGTCCCGGGCAAAATTCGACATGCCTCTCTCTGTTATTGAAAGGATTTCCGGAGGGAGGCCATCTCCAGGGCGCTGATGGCCGCCTCCCAGCCCTTATTCCCCCCCTTGCTGCCGGCCCGTTCCAGAGCCTGCTCCAGGGTATCGCAGGTCAGAACACCAAAGCTGACGGGAATCCCCGACTCGAGTGAAACTAAAGCAATTCCCTTACTGACTTCCCCGCTGACATATTCAAAATGGGGTGTTCCTCCTCTGATCACGGCCCCCAGACAGATGACGGCATGGGGTTTTTCTTTGACCGCCCAGGAGGCGGCGAGGGGGATTTCAAAGGCTCCCGGGACGCGGACAGTGCGGATATTCCCGGTGGGAACACCGTGGCGGATCAGGCAGTCCTTCGCCCCCTCTTCCAACCGGGATGTGATGATGTCATTGAAGCGGCTGACAACCAGGGTAAACTCCAGTCCCTCTCCCGTAAAATGGCCTTCCCTTATCATTTCTTTATTCATTTCCTTATTCATTTGAAGAACTCTCCTCTTTATACTTTTGATGATTTTTCAGGCACCCAGATGGCCCATCCTCATCTGTTTGGTTGCGATGTATCTTTTGTTGACAGGGTTTTCTCCCACCACGAGGGGAATCCGTGTCACCCCGATTCCCCGGGCTTCCAGCTGGCTGACCTTTTCCGGATTGTTGGTCAACAGTCTGATTTCTGTCATGCCTTTCATTTTCAACCAGTCCGCGGCGGCAGAATAATCCCGGCCGTCCGCTGGATATCCCAGATGCTGATTCGCCTCCAGGGTATCCAGCCCCCTGTCCTGAAGCTGGTAGGCTTCCAGTTTTGCCGTCAAGCCGATACCCCGGCCTTCCTGACGCAGGTAGATCAGACATCCACCTTCCTCCCGGCCGATCAGACGGAGGGATTCATTG
It encodes the following:
- a CDS encoding ROK family transcriptional regulator, coding for MATQNQINNINMSRVLRFLWINRGCSRARMCRDLGLNKSTITKNVQILMDRGIAEEIKEGNSSPLGGRRPVSLGVRQDFCYILGMEIQTEFYHAVISNARGQIVFTRSNRLQKPDSSLLDHFLNALEELKPSMEEYKVSGIALGLPGVIDSNKGIICYSMAFGIQDPLSFARSAEEASGYPVFIENDANCCCWGDLAGQKASRVENSLFLLSEFRDVDVYSPGLQSLALGIGLVLGGQVHSGKDYSAGEFTSVLKERNGAGQFSTEPEELGDLRNNPEVVIRIVHEISRNISSLVNVLNLSRVVVGGVLCEFKTMVGEQLRVCINESWPYANPVECQIEFSELGESMVAYGATGYFLEQLFGLPELEDRKDRGWQFILSHPLLPDKNKL
- the ribH gene encoding 6,7-dimethyl-8-ribityllumazine synthase, which produces MIREGHFTGEGLEFTLVVSRFNDIITSRLEEGAKDCLIRHGVPTGNIRTVRVPGAFEIPLAASWAVKEKPHAVICLGAVIRGGTPHFEYVSGEVSKGIALVSLESGIPVSFGVLTCDTLEQALERAGSKGGNKGWEAAISALEMASLRKSFQ
- a CDS encoding glycosyl transferase; this encodes MKYGFFDDHNREYVITEPATPYPWINYLGSHDYFSLLSNTAGGYSFYRDARLRRLTRYRYNNVPVDTGGRYFYIKEGETLWNPGWKPAKTRLDSYECRHGMGYSRITGMKNKLEAETTFLVPADGSNVEMQKLVLRNTGTETKTFQLYSFMEFCLWNAWDDQTNFQRNFNTGEVEVHGPTIYHKTEYRERRNHYAWYHASETPQGFDTDRETFTGLYNSYENPDQVMQGTSGNSLASGWSPVASHRFDITLKAGEEKALVFLLGYTEVDPSHKWESPGRINRTPAEKMQKDYGSVAAFDKALAELKTHWQNLLSRFSVSTPDEKVNRMVNIWNQYQCTVTYNMARSASYFESGIGRGIGFRDTSQDMLGCVHQFPQRVKTRLLDVASTQFSDGSAYHQFQPLTKKGNADVGGNFNDDPLWLIMGISRYIKETGDFSILNEKVAFDDYPDVPETMAIHLERSFSFTQNNLGPHGLPLIGRADWNDCLNLNCFSENPDDSFQTTTNKKGDTAESLMIAGMFSYIGEEYAQLLEQTGKPEAAAEARAAVEKMNKAVEEAGWDGEWFLRAYDALGGKIGSKENRDGQIFIESQGFCSMARIGADKGWPRKALDSVEKKLATDHGIMMLQPAYKEYHLELGEISSYPPGYKENAGIFCHNNPWIMIGEAMEKRGDKVFDYYSRICPAFREDISDIHRTEPYAYSQMIAGRDAVNHGEAKNSWLTGTASWNFVVISQWILGLRPDWQGLEIDPCIPTDWPEFRATRTFRNNRYNIIVRNPEGLSSGVKSMTVNGDELQGTILPLKESSAEWNVVVTLG
- a CDS encoding manganese efflux pump MntP family protein, yielding MDDFRHNHCLLTAFLFGLFQALMPLAGWWGASFFSGSWLDVYGFWISFALLIIIGGKMIWESLHPDAVCPDPDEAFKLGNLLILAVATSIDALAVGISLSLLGSGIGVEALVIGVVTFGISYLGVHAGHRLSHIFGERMETVGGIVLILIAFTILLEQGRFF